Sequence from the Mustela erminea isolate mMusErm1 chromosome 8, mMusErm1.Pri, whole genome shotgun sequence genome:
TGACATGTTGGGTGCTGGTGCTAGCAGCTCTTGGAGCCCCACTTCGCACAATGATACCAGTCATGCTAGCAGCTggcatcatttttattcttactcttgccatcattttatttatagtgCTTACTATGCAGTGAGCTCTTTCCCTATTTTAATCTATGAAATAGGCATCATTATGTTTACCCCTAAGAGGTATATGACTTGCCAAGGCCACATGGCTGGTTAAGGACTGTGCTGAGATTCTAACTGAATCCCTCTGACCCTGGAGTCCACACAGAGCAGGGACACTGTATGTCAGAAAGTTCCTGCTTATTTATAAAGATATAGGTGATCCAAAACTACCGATCAGAGAGCCATGTTTCCTCAAGCCTAGGGGAACCCCCTCCTGCCCTACAACATCTCTCCTCACGCTGTTCATTTCAGGACCTTCCACACCCTCCCGGAGCCTATCTCCACTTCCCACCAAATGGCAGGCTTGCAGATCTTCCATCCCTTCTTGTGAAAGACTTcgttcctctctgggcctcaatgtcCCCACAACTGCATCAGCAAAATGGTCATCTAGGAACCAGCAGGGTGTCCTGCACCCCACACAACCTCCACACCTCTTGGCCCTCTCCTCTTATCAGTCAGTATGCAGGCAGCATTGGCCTCAAGCTCAGAGGCCTGGATCGGTGCCCTGCTCTGCCTGTTACTAACCGGGCAGCCTCAGACAAACCACTCTGATCTCCCTAACCCTTGGTCCCTCCATCCTTAAAATGTACATAGAAGTGCCTGCCATACACAGCTACCAGGAGGACTGAGGGCCATGGTGTCTAAAACCCTTGATCAGTGTCCATTTTCAACCTCCCCTCCAGACAAAATgccagggaaaagagaaaatgtaggaAGGAAAAGTTCAGCTGCAGAAGCTTGGTCTTTGGAGCCTGACTGATTGATGATGCCCACTTTGTGGCAGCAGGGGGGACTTCCAGGATCGTTTCCCTAGCAACAAGTAGGGCCTGGAGGTTCCAGTCTCCTGCTCCTGGGAGCTGCACAGACCACAGAGAGGAACATAGAGGGGCCAGGCACTCACAACACCCTGAACCCCCACACTGGGCCATGACCTACAGTGCTTGAGAAAACTATagtcttcctctctttctctttgttctgacTTCTACCTCCCTGTACCTCAGGGGCACACCAAGCCCCATAGTTCTTGGACCAGAAACTGTCAGACACAGCCATCAGTCCTCACTGGTACCTAGGGTTTCCTATACTCTTAAACCTTTCAATGTCTCACCACCCAGGATCACTGTCTCAGCCTAACACTCTTGGGCAAGTAGGGTGTCTTAACAGGTTGTGTGGGCTGCTCAGAGCAGGGCTGAGGACAGGGTTCAGATGGCCTCACCTTGCAGCTCTTCTCTGTGTGGCGACAGCAGGTCCCTTACCCTCTCTGCACCCTTCTTCCTGCACCTATAAAATCAGGATAGCCACGCCCTGTCACATGAGCTCACCCATGCAATAAAGCTCCATCCAGatactctttcttttcctggctcAGTGCATTCCGATTGAGCGACAGGGCACTGCTGGAGGGACAGCAGGGACAGGACAACAACCAATATTTCTAATTGCCCCCAAATACTTCTTGTTTGAGTTTcctgagaaaatgacatttttctttttaatttaagaataattgaatcaacaatattgtattagtttcaagtgcacCATATAGTGATTCAAATTTTACATATTACAGAAtggtcaccacagtaagtctaggtaccatctgtcaccatacaaagttgttacaaTATTGTTGACTGTATTCCCAATGCTGTACAGTACATCccatgacttttttattttataagtggaagaCTGTACCTCTGTAccaatttatgttcccaccaacagtaaaaAGTggtctccttttctccacattctcaccaaaacttgttatttcttgtctttgatactagacattctgacaggtacaaggtattatctcattgtagttctgatttgtatttcctgatgatcAAGTGATAATGAGCATCTTTGCAtttgtctgttgaccatctggatgtcttctttggaaaaatgtctattcacttcctcttcccatttttagatcatattttttaaatactgaattcagttacttatatattttgcatattaaccccttatgagatatatcacttgcaaataccttttcattttgatcgtttccttcactgtgcaaaaagCTCTTTGGTTGGATGtagttccatttgtttatttttctttttgttgtccttgCTAGagaaaaagattcaaaaaaataTCTCTAAGACCAATATCAAAGAACTTACTGACTATGtgttcttctaagagttttatagtttcaggtcttccatttaagtctttaattcattttgagttgatttttgtgtatggtatacgAGAGTGGTCCAGttgcattcttttgcatgtagttggcATAACAATATTCTAGGCTCGAGCTCTGTGTGAGTTTAAAAAACTTTTAGGATTCTATAAGTGACCTTTGATAATAAAAACTAACAAGCTGAAAAAGTAGAACTATTCACCCTGAGCAGTGGATCTTCAGGTCAGAGAGATCTGGGTTTTTTACCTGCTGTCTCGTCACATTGCCCACAGAAGTAACTCTTATCAGGTGCATGTCACATAGGGATGCTCCCCCTTGCCTCCAAAGCTGATGTGGTGATCACCCTCACTGGTAACCAAGCATGCGGCTTCTCCTCTGGccaaggggtgggagggagggtatGGGGAGCCAGTTGGGGAGGAAGGCATCTTAACAGAAAGGCTCATTCCAGTCACTTTATAAAATGTCATGCCTGTaaggtgaccacagctttgtaagtGCCCACATCATTGAGGTTGGGAAAGGCCCTATGGCTAGATCTACCTGTGACTTGTGAGTGGAAGCAATCTCTATTGCTTATGCTGCTAGAGCATTTAAGTACCCACAAAAGACCCTCCCACACTCTCTTCTCCCCTTGGTATGGTGTTCCACAAGATCCAAAAGAGGGACTGCTTTATCTGTCAGAATCTCTGAGTGGctctgatgagcagagacccATTCAACCCATATGGATAAGTACCATAAAGGACAAAtaagtctttgtttttttcaggcCACTGAAAGGTGAGGGTGTGTGGTTAGAGCCCGACCTTGCCTACCTGGACTGATATAATTactgtaaagattaaatgtgaTTATGTGGATAAACCACCTGGATCACAGCGGGTTCTGAAATGATAGCTGTGTCCCCTTGAAGCTTAAAATACAGAGTACAAAGCCTCTTGTTCAACAGCAAGGAAGTCAAATACTCCCAACAGAAAGGACATCCTGGTACATATTGAAATATAAGTGAGGAGGAgcatattttttcccaaaaagcaGCTATGGCTAGGAAGGCGGTGAAAATATGCAGGTGTCAGGTGTGGAAGCCAGGAAAGGAGTAGAAAGAGGCATGGGAGCATGCTGCATATCACCCTCACCTCCATGGAGACACCCAGAGCAGATTACCTTTGTCCACTGCCTTGGGGGGACTTCAACCAGAAGATATATACCAAGGATCTGGGGAATCCCTGGCTGCAGCTGTGGCTAGAGAGAATGAAGAATGGGAGAAGGAGTTTACTAGAAGTATGGAAGCACAGAACAGGGCCTGACAGGCAGCAGACAGCACAGCCTAGCTCCCAACAAGATAAAAAGAACCCTCCAGGCCTCTCCTGTGTCCTCCAACTAGCTGCCAAGCTAGGTCCAGTCCAGCCCCTAATAACTAGCCCTGCTGAGCATCCGCTCCAGGCTAGACCTCATGCCCCACGGTCCACATCCACTACTGCCCACCCTTTAGCTTTGAGCAACATAAAAATCCCAGAGGAAGCAAtcacccacctcctcccaggcATAGTAGAAGGCTCTTCATTCCATCTTTTCTGTGGAGCTCCTAGCACAGCTCTCAGCAAGATTCAGGCACAATCAATGATGTTTCCTAGATGGATGGGAAAGGACTGTAGCACCTGACAaccagaggaggctgggaaagcTCACCCAGCAAGTGGGAACTTGGACTTCTCTATTGCAAGTCTCTCCCTGGTCTCAAGAAGTCTCATCCAGCCTGCACCCACAGTGGCCCCACCACTCACAGACTTCAGGACTGACTAGATCTCCATTTTTTCTGGATCCAGGGGAATTGTTTTCCAGCGTCCTGCAGGCCTAAGTGTTTAAAGACTACTTCCCAGATGCAAATCAACAGCAGTCAGCTACTCATCTATACTAGTTAACCCTTAAGTAAGACGCATACCATAGTATGTGcaaacatgtgtgtgtgcgtgcatgtgtgtgtgtgtgtgcttgcaaaAAGGCATGCCTGGGTTGCCAGTCACATGGCTATTCAGCCCCCAATAGGACAAAACTCATCCCTCTGTACCCTGCACACTGGTCTCTAGCAGGGGGATACCCACTGATTGTGCACATCTAACGGTGTCTGTTGTGATTGAGCACCATTCCTAGTAGTACACACTTCACAGTGCTTAGTTATTGTTATTTGGCAACAGGATCCATTTGAATTCAGGTCCACCCAAAGAGAAGGGTAAGGACTGAAGAGAAATTTATAACATACATTACGTTAAGCACTTGATAACACATATTCACAAAATCCCCAGGAGATGGTGCCTTAACTATCCCCATTTTAAATTTGAAGATACAAGGATCAGGGACATGAAGAAACTAGCCCAAAATAATACAACAGGGAAATGTCAGCAAGATTTCAAACCCAGATACAACTCAGGAAAGATTGCATGCACATTTATTCCCTGTTCCCTCATTTCCACATGGAGGAAGGACCACGGTAAACCCAGTCTATCTCTTCACTCCATCTCTACTGCTTCTTAGATAGTAATGAATGGCAGTGGTCATGGCGTCCATTCACCTGGGGCCCTAAACCTGTGACCCTCAGTGTGGCTGACGGGGTTTGCATAGAGTCCACTTGCAGACCAAAAACTTCTTTGTGTTCTTATCCCCAGGACTGAAGAACTTCAGGCAGGAGCAGGCTACCACCACTTTGGTTTCCTGCTCTGCCTGAGGCCTCTAATTCCTCCTTGCAGATTCCTCAGCTCTGTGCATCCACCATTGGCCTTTAGGCTGTGTCCCTCCCCTATTGATGAACAAGTCTGTACTTAGGGCTTTTCATAGACCTATGACCCCAGTATCTCTTGTTTTATTAAAGGACAGGCAGTCCCTAAGTCCTTCAAAGTTGTCCAAAATTCTTGGCATTAGCACATCCTCCTAACTTCAGGTGTACGCCATAACAGACTCAATGGCCAGCTCAGCGGAGAGAAGATGTTCTAGTTCCCAACATAGCTATGGCCTTCTGACAGCCAAAGGCTCTGTTCTGCTCTACTTAAGcagcaaaaaccaaaaagccaTGGAGGATGGATTCTTACCATACCTGAGAGTTCTCTGCCTATTTGCCTTCTTCTCCAGGGAAAACAAATATTCCATTTGGAAACTAGAGCCTTGTCCCATCAAGAccacttgtggggcacctgggttgctcagttggttaagtgcctacctttggctcaggtcatgattccagggttctgggatggagccccatgtccggctctctgctcagcaaggagcctgcttctctctctccctctgctgctccccgtttgtcctatctctctctcaaataataaataaaatcttaaaagaaaaaaaaaaagaccacttttGACCAGCATAAGTGAACCCATTGTCTCTACCTGCCACATTTACTTTAGAAATCAGACCTGTCTTGGAGACTTCTGGAAAGGTCCCAGTCTTTTTTTCAAGGAGCCTATGAGAAAGAACttactgaaagaaacaaagagaggagATGAGCAAACTTGTGTCAAGGGCTACTACATGTAACCACTGGAAGAAAGCAAGTAATATCAGAATTACCCCAGTGCCTTAGAACACAGACATTCTGCTTTGAACTTGTGACTGTGAGAGgagccatttctctttcttctttgggaTAGTAGTTGTGGCCTCATAGGGGAATCAGGAGAGTACTGGGCTCCCAGCAAAAAGTCAGAATCCCCTGCATccaaaataaggaagaagaagCTAAGAACATTGTGTGTGGAGCGTGGCAATGGGGAGCTCAGCatcagaaagaggaggagacacTTCAGGCCAGCTGCATAAAATAAACTGTGCTCACAACCCCAGGGGAGACATGACCTGAGGGCTTCCCAAACTACTGACAGTGGGAGAGCCACAAGAGCTGAGAGCTTGCAAAAATAAGATGACCCAGAGAAATGTTATTGTGATTGTGACCCCATATTTAAAAGCAGGCTGGTAAGGTCTGGGGGGCAGTAGGCTTATACTGGATTTTAATGCCATTTTAAatcaatagttaaaaaaaaaaaaaatgtgtccctAAATCAGCAGATAACAAATTACCTAATGAAAAACTTAGACATGGCCTTCTGAGGGATCAGAAGATGTAGAAATCACTGAGATGGAAAAATCTGAGTAGGCTTTATGGATGCAGGAGCTCAGTGGGcataaaatggaaaatctgagAGATAGACGGTATAAGTATACGGTGGTAAGCCTTGGTCTGGAAAGCACAGTGCTGCACTTGAACCTTCATCAGTTCCCATCCTGGGCCTCAGCTCACTCCTCCTAGGAAGAACACATGGGTCACTGAGCCCCATTAAGTCCATGCCCGTCTCTTACCCTGCATGATTCTCTAGAAGCAGCAAGAAGATGGCCAGGAGCTCCTAGTTTTGCAGATGTTCTTTCCTTAACCCTTGATTGTAGAAATAATGTCTCTAACTAGAAACAGAGGTGGAAGACAAAATGTCCTATAGATGCTTGATCTCACCTCCTTGAATAACAAAGGACCATGGCCTCAGCCTTTCCCAGAAGAAGCATCTCACTTTAAATTCCTCCCAATTCTAGTCAAAATTCTTTTGATGGTCATTAAAATTACATGAGTGGCTTCATGCAATTTTAATCTTCTCTAGCAGCAAGTTCTACAGGAGAAGTCCCCCCAGGCATCTCCATTGATCATTCTAAGTAGATACAACAAAGCATTTCAAGACATGAGTTTtaaccagaaagaaaatgaaatgaatatttcatttatgaTAGGTCATCTGGTGaggattttttctattttttttcatttaaaaaatcaaaaaactaaATTCAATCTTTTGTAAAGGCATTTACCAAGGCAACACTAACCTCATAGATTTATCAAACACTCTTTCAACGAAGCTTCCTTGTAACAACTGCACTGGATTTACAAGCCAATAACCTCTAAGCTAGTTTTGCTGACCAACTAAGCTAATCTGTTTGTGCACTCTGTGAAAATAGATGCCCTTGTAATGTTCCACTTGTCCCTAGATCTCTCATTGCTACTATCCTGCTATCTCCACAATTCAGCACCTGTGAATCAAAAGCTTGGACCTGGAACTTGAGAACCTCTCAGAAGGTTCCAACAGAAGCATTACAAAGACTGGATCCAGGTGTATTCAAGCCAAAATATTAATGAGCAGAAATAACTTTATGTGCTATTGTTGTGTGGTAAAGAGTCTGGCTGGCCTTTCTCTCTGGTTCCCAGGAGGTAATCTCTAAATCCTTGGATTTAACCTGAGTGATAGGAATGTCTTTGCTACTTATGGGGGGCTTACTGCTGACATTATGCTAAGGCAGTGACTCAAGACAGGATCTGGCTAGGCCAGAAATACCATGTGTTTAGAGTGTTTGCACTTTGATCCAGGCAGTATCAGCCCAACCTCTAAGAGGAGGGGGAAGATGGAGGTTGGATTTAATCACATAGCCAATGACTCAATCATGTCTATACAATGAAACCCCAATAAAAATTGTAGACACTGAAGCTCAAGTGAGCTTCCTGGAAAAGGAACGTACCAGGAGGGTGAGGCATCCTGAAGATACAGAAACTTCACATTTGCGACCCCCTATTTGTCTCTTCATCTGGTTGTTTCtatcctttataataaagctATAATCATAAGTATAGCACTTGCCTGAGTTTTGTGAGTCTTTCTAGCAAATCATGAAACCTGGGGGGATAGTGGGAAAACCCATATTTGTAACCAGGTGGTAAGAAATGAAGATGGCCTAGAACCCCAGACCCTGTGGCTAGTGTCTGAAGTGAGGTCAGTCTTACGAAAGATGGTGTCCTCAACCTATGGAGTATGCACTAACTCCAGGTAATTGGTGTCAGTTGGTGCCAATGCAGCTATGCCTCTAACTAACTTATCTTCACACTAAGGGGCTATGGGGACGCATAGTTTCATAACCCAAATTGGTGACTAAATATGTGGGGAGGGGGGCTAGTGATATTACCACAGAtccaaagagtaaatatttgatatttagaGGTGTAGTAGGCAGAATTCTGTGATGATCCCCAATATTCCTGTCCCCTGTTGTCCATACCCAGTATAATCCTGTGCCCCTGAACATAAGGCAGTGTTGTGAATATAAAGGATTTCATTCCTCTGATTAGCTTAGGATATGCACTTGACACTTGAACAACATAAGGATTCAGGGCACCAACCCCTTCCACACAGTGGAAAATCCAAACATAACTTTtgtctcccccaaaacttaattactagTAGCCTACTATTGACCTGAAGCCTAACAATAATATAAGCAATTAACATATATTTcctgttatatgtattatatactttattcTTCCAATAAACTACAGAGAGGAAAATCTTAAGaaaccataaagaagaaaaaaatgcatttatagtactataatgtatttgttgaaaagaaaaattatacttatAATTAAACCCACACAGTTACAACCCATTGTTGTTCAAGGTCAACTCTATAACATCACAATTTCAGCCTTGTGAGACCCTGATAGAGACCAGGTGAGCCTtgcccagacttctgacctataAGACAccataaaatgatgaatgagtgTTGTTCAGGCgactaagtttgtggtaactgGTTATGAAGCAATATGCAGGGAAATCTGTGTGTGATGGTATCAAACAATTTTGCCAATACCATTCTCTCTGGCAGAAAGAAATGGTTTGAAAGGAAAGCAATCagaatgtggggggaggggacaggaaacCATATTCTAAGAtgggaacctaaaaaaaaaaacctcttgggCCAGAGGGATGTTTGGCCTCAAAGAAGCggctttatttgtgttttcaaaaactGCATGAGCTTTCCTTTGTCAGGGTTAGGAGACATGCCCAAGTTGCAGGAGGCACAGGGTGGATGTGATCTCAATATACAGAAGGCAGCTCTAATACCCCCAAGATGCCTAGAATTGGAAAGGGCTGCCTTTACTATTTAGACTTCTAATTCAATCCAAATTCCTAATTCATTCCAAGTACACAACAAACTATTGAATTAATCagaaataagaagggaaatcaagGCAAGCAAGTCAAGGCTAGAAAATGAAGATGTGAAGAGCTACCAGTCATAGGCAATGTGTTGGATCAAAAGCTCCCCAAGCCCATGGTCTCTGTGATTCTATATTTAAATACTacttcaggagtgcctgggtggctcggtgggttaagcctctgccttcagctcaggtcatgatctcagggtcctgggatcgagccccacaccgggctctctgctcagcagggagcctgcttccacctcacccccccacccccactctctctctgtctacctctctgcctacttgtgatctctgtgggtcaaacaaataaataaaatctttaccactTCAAAGTGTCAGCACCACTTTAGTTGACTAACACTAGGATGCCAAGGTGAATTGAGATGGTATTGGGCCAAGGACAAAGTGACGCCTGAAACCTACCCTCACAAGTTTCCCAGAGGACAAGCATAAACTAAGGTAAAGGAAGATGTAGCACACTCTAGGGCTTAGACCCAAATCTTAGGGTAGAACTCTAACAAGTATGACTGCCTCTTACAGAATATTTCCTTTACTTCAGCAGGGGTTTCCTGATAGCTTGATGCCAAAGCACTCTAAAGACCTACTCCGATTATTTCACCGCCCAAAACAAAATCCTGAGTATTGAACATCACCACCTCCATTTTGAGAAAAGACTATTTCTgccaaggaaaagcaaaagagaacaaataataCCAAAGAAAGTCAGAAAAGGAACCCAGTCCCAGAGGAGGCTGACCTAGGCTGCctatttcaggattttcttcATCCAAGGAGAGTCAAACAGTCTGGACCACTTGTCATTCTAGGGTGTCGCTATGGAGGTTCTCCTCACCTCTCTGCAAGGTTAGATTTTCCATTTCCTGACTTCATGTCTTcatcttgtttccttgttttgttcATTTAGTTGGAGCATATCCCCCAATAGTTTAAGAAAAGATAATAGAGTTTAATTTTAAACCTTGTCTGGTTGAAATAGtctttcttcctccctgacaTTTTCCTCAGTATGGAGTTATAACATGGATACACTTTTACTCAGAATATAAAATTGTTCCATTGTCTACTATTTCCTACATTGCTCTTAAGAAGTCTGAAGTAATTCTGATTATTgcacatggtcttttttttttttttctctgtgccttggtgtGGTTTTCCCTATTCCTACCCCTCAATATCTGCTCAGTGGGCCCCTTCAATATGGAAATACATGgctttctaaaatttcttccttGTATCATTTCTGTCAATACTGTGTTTTCACACAGGCTGGGCAGAGCCCCCCTCCCACCACAAGTGATGGCAAACATTGTAAGCTACTGACTTGCATAATTATATACCTCTGAATGGTATCCAGGACATCAGGGGAGGGAGCACTGTTTTTTCCAGTCCTGATTTGGGACCTTCCTTCCAGAGCATGGCCTGAGTAGAAAAAGTATGCCAATTCCTTAACCTCAAAACTGTCCAGTCATTGGGAAAGCATCAGCTGTGTTGTACTCAGAATCATTCTCTCATCTCAGAGCCCACCTGATGGAATTTACCAATTCAACTATTTCTTCTGGCAAATCTTGATGCCTGTCCTCCAAATTCCTCTCCCTATAAGATAAAATTCCTATCCATATATACTTCCTACCAAATTTCTATCATGAATAATTTTTCCCtcaattttctctgttctttctttctgaaacttgTAATAGCTGGATATTGAAATTCGTGGATTGACtatttaatgtatctttttttcctatttcttgtgtctgtctttctgtACTTCTATCTGGGAGATTTCTAAAACTTTATCTCCTAACACTTCTGTGGAATTTTTTTGAATTCctgctattatatttttaatctccaaTAACTTTTGTTATTCTATTTTTCCCTTACATAGCAGTCTCTTCTTGTCTGGAGAAAGCAATAGTTTATTTAAATAGTGGTgttctaagttttcttttgtttctcaccAAATCTTTGTaccctttctttttcctatggtttttgtttgcttttgttttgatttcttgctattaggttttgttttgttttgttttgttttgttttgtttttcctcttgttcATGTAAGATGCATTCTTCAAATGCCTGGTGGCTTTCAGCTGCTCATAATCCAGCCTCAGACACTCAGAAGCTGGCATGGAAGACAAAAAGCTTACCAGCTAAGCAGTGACAAATATTTCACTGGCTTTTTCTTTACCACACCTTACCCACAGGTAaggagctttgtttttcttcagtgcATATTACACACAAGAACTACTGGCCCAAAGATGACTTCTCTCTCTGCACATCCAGTTACAGGCTGGAACTCTGTCTACAGTGTGTCTGTACTACACTGTGGTAGGAATAGCTATGTTCCTTTGGCTTGGGCAGGCACAAGACAGCTGCTAATTTATATGTGCCATGAAAAAGATGTATGTTCCATAAGCTTCCCCTTGGCTGACCATCTCTATGTGGAAAAGTGAATCATGTTCTTTACATAACTAGCCCTCTCTTTATGCTGTTTCCTCCTGACTTCTCAAATTTCAGCCAATTGAACTGTGTCATACATGGTAAATACCATCAGGAGAGCTGATCATCAACACAAGACTGCACAGCCACCTCTCTGATCCTCACAAGAATCCTCCCCAAGAACATAAGTGACCTCATATTCAGAGGGAGATATTGAGACCTTGACTTCGTTCTGGCGCCACAGCCTAGTTTTGTATCATAACTGGCCCTCACTGTGCCCTGTGGAATTTACCTTTGTTCTTCAAAGAGAATGTGGTTTCCAGGGAGAGGGACTACCATCATTCCAAGTGGAACTGCTAGGCAGGGTATTAAGAGCATAGAGTGAAGACCCCAGAAGATGCTGCTTTTCCTGCTTGCCTGTCTCTTGCCTGCCATCAATGGGAAGAGCTGCTTCCACTGCTGGCCACAACTGCCTGCATTGATAGACTATGACCTACAGATTCTATGGGGCTCCCCAGGACCACCCAGAGATCTCTCCCAAAGCATCCACTCCCTATTCCTGAAGAAGGATTATGtcttcccagaaccctggtatctTGGTGAGGCACAGCCTAGACACTAGGGATCAGGGCTGGGCCCTTTACCTGACCTGGGATCTTATACCCCCAACTGCCCTTCATCCCACATCTCATTCTCAGATCATGCCCATATGGAGGAAGCAACAGCCAAATTATTCAATCACATAGATGAAGCCATTAAGAAGTTTCGAGATGGTGAGGAAGCCCCCAGGCTTCTGTTGACAAAACCCAGAACCCCAAGGCACTTCTAGAGGGCCtgctggcctggggtggggataTGTGGTGAAGAGTGGTGACTGACCCAGCATCTATGTGCTCTGTGCAGTTACTGTTAGAAAAACTTGGCTCGAATTCCCAATCTTGAGTTATGTAATTGTTTCCACCTATAAAATGTAGATGATGAACacacctcttcctctcttccttttccactcAGATAAACCATCACTTCTGAGAGAGATTAATGTTCAGAAACAGGTGTTTACTAACAGGCTAAATGAGACGTCTAAGAAGCTGAAGGAGAAGGGTGAGCGGTGGAGATGgcccctgcccaccacccagCCCTTCACCTTTCCCAAgactgagaacagagcccagtCTGCAGCCCCTCCAATGTCCCTCCCCAGGAATCCCCATTTGCCCACATACTGGGCGCCTGTCCACACCTTCTCCAAGTTCCCTTTCTTGATGATACCCCAACCCTTTGTGgctctgtctgcctcccccagCACTTCAGTTTCTCTATCATCTCACCCTCCTGGGCAGCTTGTAACAAGTCTTGTGGTGAGTATGTATGgggacttgggggtgggggaatgagaGGTGAGGGGCACATGGCCCTGGCTAAGGCTACTGCCTATCCTCTCTAACAGAACTCCAC
This genomic interval carries:
- the TEX51 gene encoding testis-expressed protein 51 isoform X2; translated protein: MLLFLLACLLPAINGKSCFHCWPQLPALIDYDLQILWGSPGPPRDLSQSIHSLFLKKDYVFPEPWYLDHAHMEEATAKLFNHIDEAIKKFRDDKPSLLREINVQKQVFTNRLNETSKKLKEKACNKSCELHPTLEVINCASCKTHLLTCKDPTLCPARSRRILAWFVSLGIILLLAAIAGSGWYIFWHGKRKKEAEKQEPSSPLV
- the TEX51 gene encoding testis-expressed protein 51 isoform X1 — its product is MLLFLLACLLPAINGKSCFHCWPQLPALIDYDLQILWGSPGPPRDLSQSIHSLFLKKDYVFPEPWYLDHAHMEEATAKLFNHIDEAIKKFRDDKPSLLREINVQKQVFTNRLNETSKKLKEKACNKSCELHPTLEVINCASCKTHLLTCKDPTLCPARSRRILAWFVSLGIILLLAAIAGSGWYIFWHGKRKKEAEKALLVPLFQS
- the TEX51 gene encoding testis-expressed protein 51 isoform X4 yields the protein MLLFLLACLLPAINGKSCFHCWPQLPALIDYDLQILWGSPGPPRDLSQSIHSLFLKKDYVFPEPWYLDHAHMEEATAKLFNHIDEAIKKFRDDKPSLLREINVQKQVFTNRLNETSKKLKEKELHPTLEVINCASCKTHLLTCKDPTLCPARSRRILAWFVSLGIILLLAAIAGSGWYIFWHGKRKKEAEKALLVPLFQS
- the TEX51 gene encoding testis-expressed protein 51 isoform X3, with product MLLFLLACLLPAINGKSCFHCWPQLPALIDYDLQILWGSPGPPRDLSQSIHSLFLKKDYVFPEPWYLDHAHMEEATAKLFNHIDEAIKKFRDDKPSLLREINVQKQVFTNRLNETSKKLKEKACNKSCELHPTLEVINCASCKTHLLTCKDPTLCPARSRRILAWFVSLGIILLLAAIAGSGWYIFWHGKRKKEAEKEPSSPLV